Proteins from a genomic interval of Neisseria arctica:
- a CDS encoding MBL fold metallo-hydrolase, whose protein sequence is MTDIRLTVLGCGSSSGTPAIGCPCPVCTSTNPKNRRTRCSAWLDIGGQGWQIDTGTDFREQVLRENIPRIDGVLYTHPHADHLNGIDDLRGFCYRQQGAIPIYGSAFTLNNITERFGYAFFPPNTHWNRPVLKAHPLSDGLYINQVPVLHFQMPHGPWETTGYRIGNIAWLTDTNDISDSQISALQGLDHLFIDCLAEHPYPSHLSVAQALDFAARIGAQQTWLIHMTHGLDYDHLLARCPAGVAPAYDGLTVYSNYPDEK, encoded by the coding sequence CACTCCCGCCATCGGCTGCCCATGCCCTGTCTGCACCAGCACCAATCCGAAAAACCGGCGTACACGTTGCAGCGCCTGGCTGGATATCGGCGGCCAAGGCTGGCAAATTGATACAGGTACCGACTTTCGCGAACAGGTATTACGCGAGAATATCCCCCGTATCGACGGCGTACTGTATACCCACCCCCATGCCGACCACCTGAACGGCATAGACGATTTACGCGGTTTTTGCTATCGCCAGCAAGGTGCCATCCCTATTTACGGAAGCGCTTTTACCTTAAACAATATTACCGAACGCTTCGGCTATGCATTCTTTCCACCCAATACCCATTGGAACCGCCCCGTATTGAAAGCCCATCCTCTTTCAGACGGCCTGTATATCAACCAAGTACCGGTCTTACATTTCCAAATGCCACACGGCCCTTGGGAAACCACCGGCTATCGTATCGGTAACATCGCTTGGCTCACCGACACAAACGATATTAGCGATAGCCAAATTAGCGCGTTACAAGGCTTAGATCACCTCTTTATCGACTGCCTGGCCGAGCACCCCTACCCCAGCCACCTTAGCGTGGCCCAAGCCCTAGACTTTGCCGCCCGCATCGGCGCACAACAAACATGGCTTATACACATGACCCACGGTCTTGATTATGACCATTTATTAGCACGCTGCCCTGCCGGTGTTGCTCCGGCCTACGACGGCCTGACAGTGTATTCCAATTATCCTGATGAAAAATAA